The following is a genomic window from Doryrhamphus excisus isolate RoL2022-K1 chromosome 3, RoL_Dexc_1.0, whole genome shotgun sequence.
AGTCAAGTTGCCATCTTGTCATTTAAATCAATCTCTgcactttattgttttattttatttgagtgTACATTTCTACTTGTAGTATTGTGATATTTTGTATTACtacatattattatgaatatgacTATACTCTAAGTCTTAGGGTACAGGTACAGGAATAAAGAAACGATTttcagaaaataatgtaataaaaaaatctataagtAGAATACTACAAGTAGAAATGTAcactcaaataaaataaaataataaataaaataaggagTACTGACTTCAAGTTGCCATCTTGTCATTTAACTCActctgtaataataaaaaaaagtaacaatagaagagaatgaatacaaatgtgataaataataaaaaaaaagatttttattCTATCTCTTCTGTTTGAATCTTTTAATTAAATTCTAATAACATGACAACTATTAATAACTGAATTTTCTTGCAGTCCTCCAGAAATAAAGCTGATGAAGAAAGGGGATATGTACGTATTTGCTACGGTGATAACATTCCTTTACATTGTCAATGTAAATAGCGTATAACTTTATGAAAATGTCAACTCTTGTTCAGTGGGAGTTCTGGTCAGGAGGTGCTGCTGACACAGAGGCGCCTCCAGGAGGACGACGTGGACCATGCGGTGAATAGTCAATGTGAGGACCCTCGCGAGCATTGCCACAGCGACGGCAGCGATGGCGAGCTGGAGCAGGACTTCATTTCCAGTGTGGTCTCCCAGCAGCAGAGACCCAGGGTGCACTGGGGTGACTTGAAGTCGaatgaagaaaagaaagaaggacGAGGGAAAGCTGTGAGGTTAAAGAAATTGAACAGAGAGGAAGATGGAGAAGCGCAAAGGCATCATGGGTCTTTTGCTCACGGAGCCGTGCTTGGAAGTGAAGAAGCTAAACAGCAACTACTAGAAGAAATCCGTGTGGAGGAGGTGACGGAAAGCTTGAATTCATGCATTGTGCACACTGAAGCGGCCACACAGACGCACCATGCAAGTCCTCCTGCTTCTATTCCTGCCTCAACATTGCCTGTAATGGCGGAGATGAAAACAGACCTCATTGCTTCACCCGACCACCCAAGCCTCAACATCATCCAAGTGGGGATGACCAAGCGAGGGGCGCAAGGGCTAAGAGATCTCCTGAAGAACCACCCCCCCCACGTGACAGCCAAACGCACTGGCCTGAATCTCCTTGAATCCCTAAGAGCGACGTTGAAGGAATGGCTGACGGATGAAACCCTGAAGCTCTTGCGCTGTGCTGACCACCAGCTTGACTCCCCCCCTACCGACATGAAGGAAGAAGCAGTGGAGGAACTGGATGAAGATGACATtgaggaggaagtgacggcggATGGTCAAGGAGGGTTTGTCGCAGAGGAGCAGAAGAGACCTACCATGCCGGCTCCAGATTTTGAGACGCTGAAGAAGGAAACCCAGCAGCTGGGCCTTAAAGTCAAAGAGTTTTATGATGGCACATGTGGTCTTCCCGGGAAGGCAGAGGAGCCGAATGGAAATGAGGTGAGTCGTGTGTATGTGCTCACCGTTGATGACCACAAAGGGGCACTATATCAAAACTTTTAATCTGGGAAAGTACAGCACCCGTACACCATCTGATATGATCCCAAGTACCGGAATGTCGTTAGCATCCTCGAAGACCTTTATCAGAAATTGCCGTTCTGTAGCTCAGTGAGTGGCAGGTCGACCTAAACAGTCGCTCTTGTTCTCCCGCCAGGTGGATCAGGGCCCGAGTGACACCCCGTTTCTGCCGCTCGTTGACTCCAAAGCTCAGCATCTCATCCAAAAGCGAATCACGGTGGAGAAGCTTGCCATGTGGTGCGTGTGCCGAACCTTCCAGATtttattcattgattgattgattaccAATATTCAATTCAATCTTTTTGTGtctgctttcactttcactatTTCCATGTGAGAatatcaattaataataattgctgAGAGTTTTTGCTTGTGAGATTGAACGTGACAAATCTCATGGCCACCAGGCCTGGGATGgtgataaattaattaattaattgcacaATATATGAAAATTAATTCAAGCATTTTGCCTGATtcaatatattgttatatgcACGCGTGTGTGATGGCCTCGTCTCCCgcttccaaacaggcaggaaaaaGGGTTCAGCACCTTGGCACGCATTGACGTTGTcgtacagtctctttgtctcagtgggtggaggcggggccgctagcatacacacagtgctGTGCAAATGACTTGATAGTGAGACACACTTTAATATGCATGGATTACCGTATCAATTTGGAACATTTCCAAATGTTCTTTGCATATTGACATATTGAGTGCCGGACAGGTTATGCGTACTTGACACCGAAGTTGCAAACCACTCCAGGGACAAAATATGTCAAGGTGACTTTGGACTTGATACAGATTGAAAGTAGCTCAGGTTGGTTGTTTGTCCTTCTCCATCTGCAGTCTCGGAAACATTGCGGGCCCTCTTGGTCTCACCTTGAGTGACATCACCAGTGACCTAAACAACCTTGTCAGGACGTTCAGGTCAGTGCAGCGCATACGTCACACTCGTTGTCCTCTCCTGCGCGCACATttcatgtattcatgtttcactgCAGCCGCTGTTGCCAACTCATTATCTTATGCCCTTTTTCCACCGAGGCccacacacagaaaaatgaaagcatgcaaCCCTCCACTTCAATATTTTGTAACGCagcacatgtagatatgctaagaaatgatatatagtactgtatttcaagaaaaaactgcataaaaGCTTTGTGATATAAGTAACAATAAAATTAGTTAgtctcttttttcccccccataattttgacagtttttctttaaattttccAAATCATTCAATTGTCTTCTTAAAGGGGAGCTATCAATGGAGTCAGAATGTTGAAAATTagctttgtgcatttggaagtgagccctgaaaaagtatggaatggctaaaaatgcttggtttcaaaatCCATGCtgaaactgcccctttgtgatgtcacagaggagcgggcttccttatatggggcATGGCCGTAAGCCAGATAAACTCTCCACCCtccccccaagctctgctcctctgtttacttgctagcaatgcctggAAAggaaaagccacatttgtttacgaTTCCTAACGACGCCACCATTTGAATCTGTCAACAGTATTTCACaccggactgttttgtgaacatgggccactgtGCAGCTGCACTAGCCGACTAGCTGGActtgcctttccaacgttattGTGTTGTGCAAGAGTCACAAGAGCAAGTAGTTAGTAACAATTAATCAGTGTGttagctgtgtttattttgtgtaagtcatacATACAGGGAGCAGGGTTGCTAAACTCTAAAATGCTAAATTCTTGAAGtgacctcttttcttgagaaacttcacactgttcagtctctacttccggatcggattcaggatccGACACATATGGTTGTATGTTCAAAGCCCACATTTGACAATGATAAAttgccatttattatcaactactATACCGTTGGCAGCTAGCGGcaggtgtgaccaatcacagcggagtgggcgtgcctggaggaaaAGTGGACGTGGAAAAGTGAAGTTTTGACAGAAGCAAGTCACAGACATGTTAagacaggggtcagcaacccgcggctccagagccgcatgtggctctccagtctctttgttgcggctccctttgcaatgcttgaatattttttaagcacccgagtggtgaaaatgcacatcttcgttatgagtttacaaaaatccaactttgtgtgagaccatgaatgcatcctgactgagttctgactggtgactgaatgagcagacaggatgctatccagttctctctgacaggttaacatgaagggaaatgagtaatactttgagttatttgagttattaattattaattattattaatgagttatttgacaattctgaaaaaataaattagagctcatttaaaaacaaaagtttatctccagtactagcaagagtactccaactcgtcttttttttttccctccaatgttgttttaaacatacaacgttttgcggctccaggctatttttctttagtgggcaagtgggtgaaatggctcttttcatagtaaaggttgccgacccctgtgttAAGACATCTAAACATGGCATACGTGTCCTCACAATCACGTGTAGTAAAGTAGTGTCGTGAATGtgatttcacacacacaaacaaatgccCGCTGCCTTTAAGCACCCTGTGTTCCCATTGGCAACAGGTTTGCTATTAAATCACTGTGTCAGTGATTCAAAACAAGCTTCCgggaattctttttttttttgtgccgagAGGCCCCTGTTGACACACTTAAAGTGGCGAGAGAAAGACATCCATCATTTCACCACGTACAACACGCCATGGTTGTGCTGGAGGTTCTCACCCATGTACGGTTTCTATTCATGCTCACATTCAGCATCAGGTTTTTGCACCTGCTAAGACAGAGATGTACTGAAACCTGTTGGGAatgactgtgtttttttcaccctaCAGGTTCACCAACACCAACATCATCCACAAAACTCCCGAGTGGACCCTCATCGCTGTTGTGATTCTCCATCTGTAAGTGTGGCTTCTACACGCATATATCACCACGTTAGcttgtaaggcaggggtgggcaaactacggcccgggggccacatgcggcccaccaatgGCTTGAATCCGGCCCCCAGGTTTTCAACttttcaagtatttcaacttttaacatacaaactggcaacatgacttgcatgttggatgtcttatttaggaaaaaaaaacaacaaaaaaaaaacaacaaaactgtaaaattaaatgacatagtttgatgtggtctgatgagaaaaGGGACATGacaacatacagctgatagtataacttttaaagataaaatttgacaaataattaataaataagcataaaatagtgtgtgtgtgttaaatatatgttctggccccccagacaattttgttaactcaatgcggcccacgagtcaaaatatttgcccacccctgttgtaaGGTGACGATGTGCCTTGACCGACAATGGGAACATTTAGATaagatataagataagatatgcctttattcgtccctcagtggggacatttgtaaaagaatgaaaaagacagaataaagaagaaaagaactcAACGAAGAGCGAGAGCTGCTGTAGC
Proteins encoded in this region:
- the LOC131125018 gene encoding putative RNA polymerase II subunit B1 CTD phosphatase rpap2, whose protein sequence is MTSRVKVEIVTNRKSMESEKRRTGSRAPRKGGKHVKVQSAEEEEARRRDVVREKLRERLELEKRALQVVERLLEDSVAEDFLLDCAKLITAANYKDAVEERSITKLCGYPVCPNKLGKIPKQRYTISTKPNKVYDITERKCFCSNFCYKASKEFEVQISTTPLWLRQHESPPEIKLMKKGDIGSSGQEVLLTQRRLQEDDVDHAVNSQCEDPREHCHSDGSDGELEQDFISSVVSQQQRPRVHWGDLKSNEEKKEGRGKAVRLKKLNREEDGEAQRHHGSFAHGAVLGSEEAKQQLLEEIRVEEVTESLNSCIVHTEAATQTHHASPPASIPASTLPVMAEMKTDLIASPDHPSLNIIQVGMTKRGAQGLRDLLKNHPPHVTAKRTGLNLLESLRATLKEWLTDETLKLLRCADHQLDSPPTDMKEEAVEELDEDDIEEEVTADGQGGFVAEEQKRPTMPAPDFETLKKETQQLGLKVKEFYDGTCGLPGKAEEPNGNEVDQGPSDTPFLPLVDSKAQHLIQKRITVEKLAMCLGNIAGPLGLTLSDITSDLNNLVRTFRFTNTNIIHKTPEWTLIAVVILHLLASVSPVIGDALETPSSVEYFNTLMEELGLQHQDLVNLLDMFKTPVQ